The following proteins are co-located in the Cydia fagiglandana chromosome 2, ilCydFagi1.1, whole genome shotgun sequence genome:
- the LOC134679540 gene encoding uncharacterized protein LOC134679540 has protein sequence MMDIEAKIREDMRTLGCSSDLKISLAYHLYVYLVDVKLMYDTEYCYNKDVDALYIVARPSKRDKMNIYVPVPTHEDVNMEFIGVLQQNLCTIETGPSINLAFIDGDLSTVIYTFTKGIVERPTPEKVAERRMREERRMFIDNELRKKKNEILNDAMNGGFVDDDECQVIE, from the coding sequence ATGATGGATATTGAAGCGAAAATAAGAGAAGACATGCGCACCCTTGGCTGCAGCTCTGACTTAAAAATATCACTGGCTTACCACCTCTACGTATATTTAGTGGACGTAAAACTTATGTACGACACCGAATACTGTTACAATAAAGACGTAGACGCTTTATATATAGTCGCGAGGCCTAGTAAACGGGATAAAATGAACATATACGTGCCCGTGCCTACGCATGAAGATGTTAATATGGAGTTTATTGGTGTTTTGCAGCAGAATTTGTGTACAATTGAGACCGGACCTAGTATTAATTTAGCTTTCATCGACGGGGATTTGTCGACAGTTATCTACACATTTACTAAAGGTATAGTCGAGAGGCCGACGCCCGAGAAGGTGGCCGAGAGGAGAATGCGGGAAGAGCGGAGAATGTTCATTGACAATGAACTAAGGAAGAAAAAGAATGAAATTCTCAATGACGCAATGAATGGAGGGTTTGTGGACGACGACGAGTGTCAAGTGATTGAGTGA
- the LOC134679472 gene encoding mucin-2: MAPSVLALILLLAASSAREQSRWSRQISTYTADISDWVPLSAPVEQPSVEVKRQAVAEPRILAEPFPGFARPAAFNQDFRNQPLYQNRPLYLQSVPSVPSAPQNFLTDQGFGQSIRFGLSQPNFPLNQGFVSPQFNYDTVPQIKPRPTVPANPVKFESFPKPLPSPQAKPFHNQAPKKLPLPQGPKFVDGYQLENASNEFVFNQKKPQSLQKLKFEGSKTETVIPNKSKLEREEVQLLYVPVESLKQGQFNFRNPQIQYSTQGLPKQNPIKQPFVNDFQRPAKPAEHVNFGQEYFNFKPKLQEFDQVPKFSTISTPFPTAPPTTPRPKKLKPHQPPLAVFLSQEAKKGAQVKVGDVLSSLKNANTIAVLDAVNPLNAPKVFIGPSTLTPPENFVKFELPYLSNIENSANKLRQLPFFVAPLSYLTPDGFAKIPFPSPHVGSVVINSQIKDTSPATSTTPEADVIPNSYVASPPSQKQEQSPVTQRPNFSYYSTVAPKTNAPTRQSEYYSFEPQTVTSIRPSNEPADSIITAPPKTGSYFMNDAGQQFNRNQYVEYSQENYSQEQVRPNIRQPEPVTPTTTRPPKTTSRPSSTYSSQLLETHNPYSINQAFHFSTPLDYNHYIDEKDNYSTQPQQQIKPLPSSSASPAPSTPSTTLKPEVVTEKQSYQQTQPNYAQQNYSPEIHYESDIQSSRFPAYNSNEFTTKTEYNRPETVNTNSLPTVNSPPTETDNRYVETQAPAKDNFAAVNEIPATAADAGVQPTNPSYNQYYTSFVSNESQEGSTTTTSTTTTTTTRRPPIRTRGRPRYTTTPRTNSNESSTKYTATRRPLRERRPLPTRSRYEPNKITTEKPTRKSVDSNESSTKSSPYSSRTRTRGRVQFKPSDSDEGQYNKNRASSKEEDLAYQRDVLHQNYPVTLMERASTADVEAITEPAPKYQSTKNIESSVTYDTENAYTYERASVSQPNTNSASNEHTFPSRSEVRTETPYVPHVPSTREEYVYHSRSSSAPVDAISYDESSPDNEDIYAKQTTPIQKDASVEVSYATEAVSPVTEQASYSVTIRQDTAIPENEDAKFLSEEANHEEEVQTTPSYNRVRVRPGLIKQYHQSSTEATKTKERKHPVQAITYRPAFDRRRTTMRIEEIGEDLKTKQVFARPEVQEHRHPVYKPEPTTEPPVTTASQETSTKRGQFRRRRPSYTTTSTEASSSKKSTYEVKNRFRGRRPTTEKPTEKTESQTEASTTTVRNTLHSRYSNRPRLSERYNKKQETEDQDQEPNYSINRPKFAEPDTVEWSADSFKPYNPNDIIDDRKDSTAGLRSDVDGELDIITARNEYDDILISVTPATNRLNKKIPDIPPTLEALVEQSKVTKSDSPDAMSTFESMLEEVMKSLEEQDEDEYSSNVMKHKGGEIGEIPPERIISSGDNAKPSTLEETTAIEPTGESSILSEEDNDRKSRRRGFWKKVAVRPATTETIEAAESQHYAHAVNRLAPPTGKTAHDKDTPAKITTYKPTFNIKDIFTDDSIDELPTVDIPKINAPETTPLATTENILQKETPTEMSPGDLDLGTGSPDPTVADPTTTETSTETNIDRNDGFSFMDYLFGATADDNDDKKVTKATEIEETTEPAKIRITTTENNVIPEEITAVADSDDTAVTVTEFTEIKKTNVTEPVTEAQKVATEPQRVVTEPQRVVTEPAPESSSVSGFMDPAAVVSTSMSTEVSHETEICFRGKCIKTNKDLL; this comes from the exons ATGGCGCCGTCAGTGCTAGCGCTCATATTGCTGCTAGCCGCGAGCTCCGCCCGCGAGCAGAGCCGCTGGTCGCGCCAGATCAGCACGTACACCGCCGACATCAGCGACTGGGTGCCGCTGTCCGCGCCCGTTGAACAGCCTTCAGTCGAGGTCAAGCGACAGGCCGTGGCCGAGCCGCGTATCCTCGCCGAGCCCTTCCCGGGCTTCGCGCGCCCCGCCGCCTTCAACCAGGACTTCAGGAACCAACCCCTCTATCAAAACCGCCCACTGTACCTGCAGTCCGTCCCGTCGGTCCCGTCTGCCCCGCAGAACTTCTTGACAGACCAAGGCTTCGGCCAGAGCATACGCTTCGGTCTCTCCCAGCCCAATTTCCCGCTGAACCAAGGCTTCGTCTCGCCGCAGTTCAACTACGACACCGTGCCGCAGATCAAGCCCAGGCCGACCGTCCCGGCCAATCCCGTTAAGTTCGAAAGTTTTCCGAAGCCGCTACCTTCGCCGCAAGCGAAACCTTTCCACAATCAGGCGCCGAAGAAGCTCCCACTCCCGCAAGGACCGAAATTCGTTGACGGTTACCAGCTAGAGAACGCGAGCAATGAGTTCGTTTTTAATCAGAAAAAGCCACAGTCACTCCAGAAGCTCAAGTTTGAAGGGTCCAAGACAGAAACTGTAATCCCTAACAAATCTAAGTTGGAAAGAGAAGAAGTACAGTTACTTTATGTCCCAGTAGAGTCTCTTAAACAAGGCCAATTCAACTTCCGCAATCCGCAAATTCAATACTCTACGCAAGGTCTTCCGAAACAAAACCCTATCAAGCAGCCGTTCGTTAACGACTTCCAAAGACCCGCGAAACCAGCAGAACACGTTAACTTTGGACAAGAATACTTTAATTTCAAACCTAAACTACAGGAATTCGACCAGGTCCCGAAGTTTTCGACTATTTCCACACCATTTCCGACCGCACCCCCTACCACCCCTCGACCAAAGAAGTTAAAACCGCACCAGCCTCCGCTGGCTGTGTTCTTGTCGCAAGAAGCTAAGAAAGGAGCTCAAGTAAAGGTCGGCGACGTTCTTTCTTCTCTGAAGAATGCTAACACAATTGCCGTCTTGGACGCAGTCAACCCATTAAATGCACCCAAAGTTTTTATTGGCCCGTCAACCCTGACGCCTCCGGaaaactttgtcaaattcgaatTACCTTACTTGTCGAATATCGAGAACAGTGCTAACAAATTGAGACAGCTACCGTTCTTTGTCGCCCCGCTGAGCTACCTCACGCCAGATGGTTTTGCCAAGATTCCTTTCCCCTCTCCTCATGTTGGATCAGTGGTGATCAACTCTCAGATCAAGGACACTTCGCCTGCTACTTCGACGACTCCAGAGGCTGATGTTATTCCTAACTCTTACGTGGCTTCTCCTCCTTCTCAAAAACAGGAACAAAGTCCGGTAACTCAAAGACCCAACTTCAGTTATTATAGCACGGTAGCACCGAAGACCAACGCTCCTACTCGTCAATCTGAATACTATTCGTTCGAACCGCAAACTGTCACTTCTATTAGGCCTTCAAATGAACCAGCCGATAGCATCATTACTGCTCCACCGAAAACTGGCTCATATTTCATGAATGATGCAGGCCAACAGTTCAATCGTAATCAATACGTGGAATACTCACAAGAAAACTACAGCCAAGAGCAAGTCAGGCCGAATATTAGACAACCGGAGCCGGTCACTCCAACCACGACCCGTCCTCCCAAGACCACGAGCAGACCATCTTCTACGTACTCCAGCCAGCTGCTGGAGACGCATAACCCATACTCCATCAACCAGGCTTTCCACTTCAGCACTCCCTTGGATTACAACCACTACATCGATGAGAAGGATAACTACTCGACACAGCCGCAGCAGCAAATCAAGCCTCTGCCGTCGTCATCGGCGTCACCCGCACCCTCCACCCCGAGCACCACACTCAAACCTGAAGTCGTTACTGAGAAACAGTCATACCAACAAACCCAGCCAAATTACGCTCAGCAAAACTACTCGCCAGAGATTCACTATGAATCCGATATTCAAAGCTCTAGATTCCCCGCTTATAATTCTAATGAATTCACAACTAAGACTGAGTACAACCGACCGGAGACCGTGAACACGAATAGCTTGCCGACTGTCAACAGCCCGCCCACAGAGACAGACAATAGATACGTCGAAACCCAAGCTCCTGCAAAGGATAACTTCGCTGCAGTTAATGAAATACCGGCAACGGCCGCCGATGCTGGCGTGCAGCCCACCAATCCGTCATACAACCAATACTACACTAGCTTCGTCAGTAACGAGAGCCAAGAGGGTTCAACGACCACAACATCCACCACCACTACGACTACAACCAGGAGGCCTCCTATCAGAACACGTGGACGGCCCCGATACACCACTACCCCAAGAACCAACTCGAACGAATCTAGCACAAAATATACTGCTACACGTAGACCCCTGCGCGAGAGGAGGCCTCTGCCAACCAGATCTAGATATGAACCTAACAAGATCACTACTGAGAAACCTACAAGAAAGTCGGTCGATTCCAATGAAAGTTCAACGAAATCTTCCCCTTACTCCAGCAGAACCAGAACACGAGGACGCGTTCAGTTTAAGCCCTCGGATAGTGACGAAGGACAATACAACAAAAACAGAGCCAGCAGCAAAGAGGAAGACTTGGCCTACCAGAGAGATGTTCTTCACCAAAACTATCCAGTTACTCTAATGGAAAGAGCGAGCACTGCAGACGTTGAAGCCATCACTGAGCCGGCACCTAAATACCAATCCACCAAGAACATTGAATCGTCGGTTACTTATGATACCGAAAATGCCTACACTTACGAAAGAGCATCTGTGAGCCAACCTAACACTAACTCCGCGTCGAACGAGCACACCTTCCCATCGCGATCCGAGGTCCGCACGGAGACGCCGTACGTGCCGCACGTGCCTTCCACTCGGGAGGAGTACGTCTATCACTCGAGGAGCAGCTCCGCCCCAGTCGACGCTATTTCATATGATGAGTCTTCACCGGACAATGAAGACATTTATGCAAAACAAACTACTCCAATCCAAAAAGACGCGAGTGTCGAAGTATCTTACGCTACCGAAGCTGTCAGCCCTGTAACCGAGCAGGCTAGCTATTCAGTTACTATCAGACAAGACACAGCTATTCCAGAAAATGAGGATGCTAAGTTCTTGAGCGAAGAGGCTAACCATGAAGAAGAAGTACAAACGACACCTTCGTACAACAGAGTGCGCGTGCGACCCGGTCTCATCAAACAGTATCACCAATCTTCCACTGAAGCGACGAAGACAAAGGAGAGGAAACATCCAGTACAAGCGATCACTTACAGACCCGCGTTCGACAGACGCCGCACCACCATGCGTATCGAGGAGATTGGTGAGGATCTAAAGACCAAACAAGTCTTCGCCCGCCCTGAAGTTCAAGAGCACAGACATCCCGTGTACAAACCAGAACCCACGACCGAACCGCCCGTCACGACCGCCTCGCAGGAGACTTCCACCAAGCGCGGCCAGTTCCGTCGCCGGCGACCCTCCTACACCACCACCTCCACCGAAGCGTCCAGCTCTAAGAAGAGCACTTACGAAGTAAAGAACAGGTTCAGAGGACGACGACCGACCACTGAAAAACCGACGGAGAAAACTGAATCCCAAACCGAAGCGTCTACAACGACTGTTAGAAATACTCTTCACAGCAGATACAGCAACCGACCGCGGCTGTCGGAAAGATACAATAAGAAACAGGAAACTGAAGATCAAGATCAGGAGCCCAACTACTCCATCAACAGGCCAAAATTCGCGGAACCCGATACAGTCGAATGGTCAGCAGATTCTTTCAAACCTTACAACCCTAATGACATCATCGATGACAGGAAAGACTCCACAGCCGGATTGCGAAGCGATGTCGATGGCGAACTGGACATCATAACAGCTAGAAACGAGTACGATGATATTCTAATTTCTGTAACACCAGCGACTAACAGGCTGAACAAGAAGATACCCGATATTCCTCCTACTCTGGAGGCCTTGGTTGAACAAAGCAAAGTGACCAAGAGCGACTCACCTGACGCAATGTCCACATTCGAGAGCATGTTAGAGGAAGTGATGAAGAGTTTAGAAGAGCAGGACGAGGATGAGTACTCGAGTAACGTGATGAAACACAAGGGCGGGGAGATCGGGGAGATCCCGCCGGAGAGGATCATCTCGTCGGGAGACAACGCGAAGCCGAGCACGCTGGAGGAGACCACGGCCATCGAGCCCACTGGAGAGTCTAGCATTCTTAGTGAG GAGGACAATGACCGCAAGAGCCGCCGGCGCGGGTTCTGGAAGAAGGTGGCGGTGCGCCCCGCCACCACCGAGACCATCGAGGCCGCCGAGTCCCAGCACTACGCGCACGCCGTCAACCGCCTCGCACCGCCCACCGGCAAGACCGCCCACGACAAAGACACGCCCGCCAAGATCACCACCTACAAACCCACCTTCAACATCAAAGACATCTTCACAGACGACTCCATAGACGAACTCCCCACTGTAGACATCCCAAAAATTAATGCACCAGAAACAACACCTCTAGCGACCACAGAAAACATCCTACAAAAAGAAACTCCAACAGAAATGTCCCCAGGCGACTTAGATCTCGGAACCGGATCCCCGGACCCGACGGTCGCTGACCCCACGACTACTGAAACCTCGACCGAAACCAACATCGACAGGAACGACGGCTTCAGTTTCATGGACTATTTGTTCGGAGCCACCGCTGATGACAATGACGACAAGAAAGTCACTAAAGCGACGGAGATTGAAGAAACTACAGAGCCAGCCAAAATTAGGATAACTACGACGGAAAACAATGTCATACCCGAAGAGATCACCGCTGTCGCAGACAGCGATGACACTGCTGTTACAGTCACAGAATTTACAGAAATCAAAAAGACAAACGTTACCGAACCGGTGACGGAAGCACAGAAGGTAGCGACGGAGCCACAGAGGGTAGTGACGGAGCCACAGAGGGTAGTGACAGAGCCGGCGCCAGAGTCCTCGTCCGTGTCGGGCTTCATGGACCCGGCGGCCGTCGTCAGCACCTCCATGTCCACCGAGGTCTCCCACGAGACCGAGATCTGCTTCAGGGGGAAATGCATAAAGACCAACAAAGACCTCTTATAA